In the Akkermansiaceae bacterium genome, one interval contains:
- a CDS encoding transposase: MSEFLHPDKDIRKHGVKLPHWQQDEAMQFVTFRLADSIPQTKARKWKEERATWLSLHPKPWTPAKEKEYHKRFTKDFENWLDEGAGACIFNHPSNRVLLEETLMHDEGKSVHHQAWVIMPNHAHLLFTPVAPIDQLMKSWKGISSRKIGIGSIWQSGYRDTMIRDGDHFVNAVRYIRRNPVKLREGTFTLWQSERARAIQ, from the coding sequence ATGTCCGAATTCCTGCATCCAGACAAAGACATCCGGAAGCACGGAGTGAAGCTCCCGCATTGGCAGCAGGATGAGGCGATGCAGTTTGTGACGTTCCGGCTGGCGGACTCAATCCCGCAGACCAAGGCGCGGAAATGGAAGGAGGAGCGTGCGACCTGGCTCTCGCTGCACCCGAAGCCATGGACGCCCGCGAAGGAAAAGGAATACCACAAACGTTTCACGAAGGACTTCGAGAACTGGCTGGATGAGGGGGCGGGAGCCTGCATTTTCAACCATCCCTCGAACCGCGTGCTGCTGGAGGAAACACTGATGCACGATGAGGGAAAGTCGGTCCATCATCAGGCGTGGGTCATCATGCCGAACCACGCGCATCTTCTTTTCACGCCGGTGGCTCCCATCGACCAGTTGATGAAGAGCTGGAAAGGGATCTCATCGCGGAAGATCGGGATCGGTTCCATCTGGCAGAGCGGCTATCGGGATACGATGATCCGGGACGGGGATCATTTTGTGAATGCGGTGCGGTATATCCGGAGAAATCCCGTGAAGCTGCGCGAAGGAACCTTTACCCTCTGGCAAAGTGAACGGGCACGAGCAATCCAGTAA